One Myotis daubentonii chromosome 3, mMyoDau2.1, whole genome shotgun sequence genomic window carries:
- the SDC3 gene encoding syndecan-3: MKPGPPRRAGAARGAGAATGAAAGPGARGLLPPLLLLLLAGRAAGAQRWRSENFERPVDLEGSGDDDSFPDDELDDLYSGSGSGYFEQESGIETAMRFSPDVALAVSTTPAVLPTVDVQPVGTPFEELPSERPTPEPATSLPMVTEVPEEPSQRATTISTPMATTAATTTGAPTVALVPATAATAAPSIPAAPPSTATTSVIRTTGARRLLPLPLTTAATARATTPAAPSPPTTVAVLDTEAPTPRLVSTATSRPRALPRPATTQEPDTPEKSTLPLGTTAPGPTEVAQTPTPESLLTTIRDEPEVPVSGGPSGDFELPEEETTQPDTANEVVAMGGAAAKPSPPPGMLPKGARPGPGLLDNAIDSGSSAAQLPQKSILERKEVLVAVIVGGVVGALFAAFLVTLLIYRMKKKDEGSYTLEEPKQASVTYQKPDKQEEFYA; the protein is encoded by the exons atgaaGCCGGGGCCACCGCGCCGCGCCGGGGCCGCCCGCGGGGCAGGCGCTGCGACCGGGGCTGCGGCCGGGCCCGGGGCCCGCGggctgctgccgccgctgctgctgctgctcctggccGGGCGCGCCGCGGGG GCTCAGCGCTGGCGCAGTGAGAACTTTGAGAGGCCCGTGGACCTTGAGGGCTCCGGGGACGATGACTCCTTCCCCGATGATGAGCTGGACGACCTGTACTCGGGGTCCGGCTCGGGCT acTTCGAGCAGGAGTCAGGCATTGAGACGGCCATGCGGTTCAGCCCAGACGTGGCCCTGGCGGTGTCCACCACACCTGCTGTGCTGCCTACCGTGGATGTCCAGCCCGTGGGCACCCCGTTCGAAGAGCTCCCCTCTGAGCGTCCCACACCAGAGCCAGCCACTAGCCTCCCAATGGTGACGGAGGTCCCAGAAGAGCCCAGCCAGAgagccaccaccatctccacTCCCATGGCTACCACTGCTGCCACAACCACAGGGGCCCCGACCGTGGCCTTGGTGCCTGCCACAGCGGCCACCGCCGCTCCCAGCATCCCTGCGGCACCCCCTTCCACGGCCACCACCTCTGTCATAAGGACCACCGGCGCACGGAGGCTGCTTCCTCTTCCACTGACCACGGCGGCCACGGCCCGGGCCACCACCCCAGCAGCACCCTCACCTCCCACCACGGTGGCTGTCTTGGACACTGAGGCCCCAACACCCAGGCTGGTCAGTACAGCTACCTCCAGGCCAAGGGCCCTTCCCAGGCCAGCTACCACCCAGGAGCCTGACACCCCAGAGAAGAGCACCCTGCCCCTGGGGACCACTGCCCCCGGACCAACCGAGGTGGCTCAG ACCCCAACTCCAGAGTCCCTGCTGACCACCATCCGGGATGAGCCGGAGGTACCAGTGAGTGGGGGGCCCAGCGGGGACTTTGAGCTGCCAGAGGAAGAGACCACGCAGCCAGACACAGCCAATGAGGTGGTGGCCATGGGTGGGGCTGCGGCTAAGCCATCGCCTCCACCTGGGATGCTGCCCAAGGGtgcccgccccggccctggcctccTGGACAATGCCATCGACTCGGGCAGCTCGGCGGCTCAGCTGCCGCAGAAGAGCATCCTGGAGCGGAAGGAGGTGCTTGTAG CTGTGATTGTGGGTGGGGTGGTGGGCGCCCTCTTCGCCGCCTTCCTGGTCACCCTGCTCATCTACCGCATGAAGAAGAAGGACGAGGGCAGCTACACTCTGGAGGAGCCCAAGCAGGCGAGCGTCACATACCAGAAGCCTGACAAGCAGGAGGAGTTCTACGCCTAG